The following proteins are encoded in a genomic region of Actinomadura sp. NAK00032:
- a CDS encoding dioxygenase: protein MPEDEQDRSTTPEAAAPAGHETGPADTPQDGISRKNFIVAAGLGAMALPAAVSVAAAAPAQARTGPPRLTPTPKCDDGDDDPTPPQMEGPYFKPGSPERSSIVTPGMPGTPLTVTGIVYSLSCRPVGRALLDFWQADYYGNYDNYGYTLRGHQYTDTMGRFTLTTIVPGLYPGRTRHIHVKVQAPYQRILTTQLYFPNEPRNSSDMLFDPELLMNVQTGPTGRTATFDFVLQVP, encoded by the coding sequence ATGCCAGAGGACGAGCAGGACCGCAGCACCACCCCTGAGGCCGCCGCCCCGGCCGGCCACGAGACCGGCCCCGCGGACACCCCGCAGGACGGCATCAGCCGCAAGAACTTCATCGTCGCCGCGGGCCTCGGCGCCATGGCGCTGCCGGCCGCCGTCTCCGTCGCGGCGGCGGCGCCCGCGCAGGCCAGGACCGGACCGCCGCGGCTCACCCCGACGCCGAAGTGCGACGACGGCGACGACGACCCGACCCCGCCGCAGATGGAGGGCCCCTACTTCAAGCCCGGCTCGCCGGAGCGCTCGTCGATCGTGACGCCCGGGATGCCCGGCACGCCGCTCACCGTGACCGGGATCGTCTACTCCCTGTCGTGCCGCCCGGTGGGCCGCGCGCTGCTCGACTTCTGGCAGGCCGACTACTACGGGAATTACGACAACTACGGCTATACGCTACGCGGACATCAATACACGGACACAATGGGACGATTCACCCTGACAACGATCGTGCCCGGCCTCTACCCCGGCCGCACCCGGCACATCCACGTCAAGGTCCAGGCCCCGTACCAGCGGATCCTGACGACGCAGCTCTACTTCCCGAACGAGCCCCGGAACTCCTCCGACATGCTGTTCGACCCCGAGCTGCTGATGAACGTCCAGACCGGCCCCACCGGGCGCACCGCGACGTTCGACTTCGTGCTGCAGGTGCCGTAG
- a CDS encoding DUF2637 domain-containing protein, which produces MSAANRAQVITRWGAIAFMAAAVLTATAGGFAQSYAGLYHWALEHGLRGWKAESFPLLVDLFIIVGELGLFLLAIDAFVIKRRAIMSWLDFCLPLTIALAGWTASLIFNVGHVGHKTFSYQATAAVPPIVSMLGLFVLLRTLHRYVSQKIEEDEPPKAPEPQPRAIAGPVTLNQITLMPLRTTGPFAQIQVPGHSGKALESGTSAAPAAEAAPAKADAPAPKAAPSEPAPAAAPAPAPVAETPAPAPEPEPALAVVSAAASAGSLNGRSSYGTATEAAAPHAPSPENLRSVVIDILERRHGDVAATLAEVRAEGYVCDEAEIQRISDNHWFPYAVYRLLAKHHGDGELVAEELTSQGIVYDQATLDALVQSWRV; this is translated from the coding sequence ATGAGCGCTGCCAACCGGGCACAGGTCATCACACGGTGGGGGGCCATCGCCTTCATGGCGGCCGCGGTCCTGACCGCCACCGCCGGTGGCTTCGCCCAGTCCTATGCCGGTCTCTACCACTGGGCTCTGGAACACGGCCTGCGGGGCTGGAAGGCCGAATCGTTCCCCCTGCTGGTCGACCTCTTCATCATCGTCGGAGAGCTCGGGCTCTTCCTGCTGGCCATCGACGCCTTCGTGATAAAGCGCCGCGCCATCATGAGCTGGCTCGACTTCTGCCTGCCGCTCACCATCGCCCTCGCCGGCTGGACGGCCAGCCTCATCTTCAACGTGGGCCACGTCGGCCACAAGACCTTCTCCTACCAGGCGACGGCCGCCGTCCCGCCGATCGTGTCGATGCTCGGCCTGTTCGTCCTGCTGCGGACCCTGCACCGGTACGTGTCGCAGAAGATCGAGGAGGACGAGCCCCCGAAGGCTCCGGAGCCGCAGCCGCGCGCCATCGCCGGCCCCGTCACGCTGAACCAGATCACGCTGATGCCGCTGCGGACCACCGGCCCGTTCGCGCAGATCCAGGTGCCCGGCCACTCCGGCAAGGCCCTGGAGTCCGGCACGTCCGCCGCGCCCGCGGCCGAGGCCGCCCCGGCCAAGGCGGACGCCCCGGCCCCCAAGGCGGCGCCGAGCGAGCCCGCCCCCGCCGCCGCCCCGGCGCCCGCGCCGGTCGCGGAGACGCCGGCCCCCGCCCCGGAGCCCGAGCCGGCGCTGGCCGTCGTCAGCGCCGCCGCCTCCGCCGGGAGCCTGAACGGGCGCAGCTCCTACGGCACGGCGACCGAGGCGGCCGCGCCGCACGCGCCCTCCCCGGAGAACCTGCGCTCGGTCGTCATCGACATCCTCGAACGGCGGCACGGCGACGTCGCCGCGACGCTCGCCGAGGTCAGGGCCGAGGGCTACGTCTGCGACGAGGCCGAGATCCAGCGGATCAGCGACAACCACTGGTTCCCGTACGCGGTGTACCGGCTGCTGGCCAAGCACCACGGCGACGGAGAGCTCGTCGCCGAGGAGCTGACCTCGCAGGGGATCGTCTACGACCAGGCCACACTGGACGCGCTCGTCCAGTCCTGGCGGGTCTGA